A genomic window from Halobellus ruber includes:
- a CDS encoding SipW-dependent-type signal peptide-containing protein has product MTRDSNQLYSLSRRRMLAGLGAVGLASAGAGLGTSAYFSDEESFENNTLTAGELDLSVQANVYEYQGAANGGGQSFGGVQNGQAPTVAQQLADVKPGDYSWGAFCFSIVDNPGYIWAGGELAENDENGQTEPEMAVDSTTGAGNGELADAAEVTLFYADPSFDPGAQSRPSESSFSDVLFEGTLRETLAYLGTGVPLDADPSAVGRQAFTGTPEESFGEDVCLAFAWEVPTSVGNEIQGDSVEFDITFLAQQERHNDGSQVPFADAVVTSDPTGGVRETGSWLTAYINAGPTTAITVHLDGEVYGNGATEWPSNPNSYTMEVNIDVDNDGVDEAANDDDFRVNYGSAAAGSRSAAIANSSSGASGPGGAIRRNVGGTASGDAANRVDIAAEDVPGFTAYESPDQLTYVFILDWSQIAADGDAPTAQLGSAPDAIQVNEVFGGDGGEGVAAVPNSSNDGRGGIDNVTDPSGTLTL; this is encoded by the coding sequence ATGACACGCGATTCCAACCAACTGTACAGCCTCTCCCGCCGTCGTATGCTCGCCGGTCTCGGTGCCGTCGGCCTCGCCTCCGCGGGCGCCGGCCTGGGAACCTCCGCGTACTTCAGTGACGAGGAAAGCTTCGAGAACAACACGCTGACCGCGGGCGAGCTTGACCTCTCCGTGCAGGCGAACGTCTACGAGTACCAGGGCGCCGCGAACGGCGGCGGCCAGAGCTTCGGCGGCGTCCAGAACGGGCAGGCGCCCACGGTAGCACAGCAGTTGGCCGACGTCAAGCCCGGCGACTACTCCTGGGGGGCCTTCTGCTTCTCGATCGTCGACAACCCCGGCTACATCTGGGCCGGCGGGGAGCTGGCCGAGAACGACGAGAACGGCCAGACCGAGCCCGAGATGGCGGTCGACTCGACCACCGGCGCCGGCAACGGCGAACTCGCCGACGCCGCCGAGGTGACGCTGTTCTACGCCGACCCCAGCTTCGACCCCGGCGCACAGTCCCGCCCGAGCGAATCGTCGTTCTCCGACGTGCTCTTCGAGGGGACGCTGCGTGAGACCCTCGCGTACCTCGGCACCGGCGTCCCGCTCGACGCCGACCCCAGCGCGGTCGGACGGCAGGCGTTCACCGGAACGCCGGAGGAGAGCTTCGGTGAGGACGTCTGTCTCGCCTTCGCGTGGGAGGTCCCAACCTCCGTTGGCAACGAGATCCAGGGCGACTCGGTCGAATTCGACATCACGTTCCTGGCGCAACAGGAGCGGCACAACGACGGCAGCCAGGTCCCGTTCGCCGACGCGGTCGTCACGAGCGACCCGACCGGCGGCGTCCGCGAGACCGGCAGCTGGCTCACCGCGTACATCAACGCCGGCCCGACCACAGCCATCACCGTCCACCTCGACGGCGAGGTGTACGGCAACGGCGCCACCGAGTGGCCCAGCAACCCGAACTCCTACACGATGGAGGTCAACATCGATGTCGACAACGACGGCGTGGACGAGGCCGCAAACGACGACGACTTCCGCGTCAACTACGGGTCGGCCGCGGCGGGTTCCCGCAGTGCCGCGATTGCGAACAGTTCGAGCGGTGCGAGCGGCCCCGGCGGTGCGATCCGCCGGAACGTCGGCGGCACCGCCAGCGGCGACGCGGCCAACCGCGTGGACATCGCGGCGGAGGACGTCCCCGGCTTCACGGCATACGAGAGCCCCGACCAGCTGACGTACGTCTTCATCCTCGATTGGTCGCAGATCGCCGCCGACGGCGACGCCCCGACGGCACAACTCGGGAGCGCCCCCGACGCGATCCAGGTCAACGAGGTGTTCGGTGGCGACGGCGGCGAAGGCGTCGCAGCGGTCCCGAACAGCTCCAACGACGGCCGTGGCGGCATCGACAACGTGACTGACCCTTCGGGGACGCTCACGCTGTAA
- a CDS encoding SipW-dependent-type signal peptide-containing protein, with protein sequence MTPDPTPYHLSRRKMLAGIGAVGLASAGTGLGTSAFFSDEEEFVDNTLVAGELDLLVDWQQTYDFGQGLQFVSAHPDHDGDGEQSIDVDGQVFKYSDYPDADDEDSNGANIPLLNCDNIPPTSEADFGADPVTGEAMDTLVQFTDVKPGDEGEITFSLHLCDNPGYLWMQADNVSESGGVGTEPELIVDPDNLGDLGDAINARLWYDEDCDNVYDPAAPVDIVLTLDFSGSMLYDQYGGVVNTDPITINGTTYTETTKIDLVELGARQFVDFLQNAGADVQVGVAYFDGEGSNDTQPRTGILQPLTSNLPDVDSALSNLRQKLADVVTGGEPSSPGDGDGNPNPFSNANGIATGTYIGEGVDGAQTELANGRSGIEKQNIVLSDGESFNGTGSTTFSSPTDAAASARAGPGGAIAPSPPSPETSVYTINVDGSATTLEEMAGPAGGTGDDPVFFNDLDDPLNIPTVFGNLAAQDTQEKVIMEDTLANVLAELADGNGIPLDGNRATLYEELADPATDPDREAFRGDGVMHCIALSWELPFEVGNEIQGDSLGFDLGFYTEQERHNDGSGTNTTA encoded by the coding sequence ATGACACCAGACCCCACCCCCTACCACCTCTCGCGTCGCAAGATGCTCGCCGGCATCGGAGCCGTCGGCCTCGCCTCCGCGGGCACCGGCCTCGGAACCTCGGCGTTCTTCTCCGACGAGGAGGAGTTCGTGGACAACACGCTCGTCGCCGGCGAGCTCGATCTGCTCGTCGACTGGCAGCAGACCTACGACTTCGGCCAGGGCCTCCAGTTCGTCAGCGCCCACCCCGACCACGACGGCGACGGCGAACAGTCGATCGACGTCGACGGCCAGGTGTTCAAATACAGCGACTACCCGGACGCCGACGACGAGGACAGCAACGGCGCGAACATCCCCCTACTGAACTGCGACAACATCCCGCCGACCTCGGAGGCCGACTTCGGCGCCGACCCCGTCACGGGCGAGGCGATGGACACCCTGGTGCAGTTCACCGACGTGAAGCCCGGCGACGAGGGCGAGATCACGTTCTCGCTACACCTCTGTGACAACCCCGGCTACCTCTGGATGCAGGCGGACAATGTCTCCGAGTCCGGCGGCGTCGGCACCGAGCCGGAGCTCATCGTCGACCCGGACAACCTCGGCGACCTCGGCGACGCGATCAACGCGCGGCTCTGGTACGACGAGGACTGTGACAACGTGTACGACCCCGCGGCGCCGGTCGACATCGTACTCACGCTCGACTTCTCGGGCTCGATGCTGTACGATCAGTACGGCGGCGTGGTCAACACCGACCCGATCACGATCAACGGGACGACCTACACCGAGACGACGAAGATCGACCTCGTCGAGCTCGGTGCCCGACAGTTCGTCGACTTCCTGCAGAACGCGGGCGCGGACGTCCAAGTGGGCGTCGCGTACTTCGACGGCGAAGGCAGCAACGACACCCAGCCCCGGACCGGGATCCTCCAGCCGCTGACCAGCAATCTCCCGGACGTCGACAGCGCGCTGTCGAACCTCCGGCAGAAGCTGGCGGACGTGGTGACCGGCGGCGAGCCATCCTCGCCCGGCGACGGCGACGGCAACCCCAACCCGTTCTCGAACGCGAACGGCATCGCGACGGGCACCTACATCGGCGAGGGCGTCGACGGCGCACAGACCGAGCTCGCGAACGGCCGGTCCGGCATCGAGAAGCAGAACATCGTCCTCTCGGACGGCGAGTCGTTCAACGGCACCGGCTCCACGACGTTCTCCTCGCCGACCGACGCCGCAGCCAGCGCGCGTGCCGGCCCCGGCGGAGCGATCGCTCCCTCGCCTCCGTCCCCCGAGACCAGCGTCTACACGATCAACGTGGACGGCAGCGCCACCACCCTAGAGGAGATGGCCGGCCCCGCCGGCGGGACGGGCGACGACCCGGTGTTCTTCAACGATCTCGACGACCCGCTGAACATCCCCACGGTGTTCGGCAACCTCGCCGCGCAGGACACGCAGGAGAAGGTGATTATGGAGGACACCCTCGCGAACGTCCTCGCCGAGTTGGCTGACGGGAACGGCATCCCGCTCGACGGCAACCGTGCGACGCTGTACGAGGAGCTCGCGGACCCGGCTACCGACCCGGACCGCGAGGCGTTCCGCGGCGACGGCGTGATGCACTGTATCGCGCTGTCGTGGGAACTGCCCTTCGAGGTCGGCAACGAGATCCAGGGCGACTCCCTGGGCTTCGACCTCGGATTCTACACCGAACAGGAGCGGCACAACGACGGCTCCGGCACGAACACGACGGCCTGA
- a CDS encoding vWA domain-containing protein — protein MTTPTDDPLPYSLSRRRVLAGLGAVGLASAGAGLGTSALFSDEEAFENNTLQAGTLDLKLDYKATYFGGPGRLADVRSMGYPDAEIVDDDEGRYLLGQAPSPADMQAWEDLVQGEEFDFCSPAADEFLVNGDGIPMFTLEDVKPGDSGEVTVSIHICDNPGYLRMIGDLTGNAENDQNEPELDAEGEDTDGIGELADAIEVCVWYDEDCDNVYEPTGTGQQNELEVALVSDVSGSMSGAPLSSLKTAANSFVGNLSSPDEAAAISFNSGASLDQELTTNYQLVQNAINNYSASGSTSIAAGINGGANELLNGTNATAGASKVMILLSDGNSNASAATAAADAAKNAGIRLFTIALGSANTSLLESLASSPDDAFVAPNPADLDTVYAEIAQIVLAGEQKIFEGSMAELFDSFLADGAILDGNRQEEGVQPYPGATTQCIGFEWELPVEVGNEVQSDSVAFDFGFEVEQSRHNDTPFNSTAPTANNSTTTS, from the coding sequence ATGACAACCCCAACCGACGACCCACTGCCGTACAGCCTCTCCCGCCGCCGCGTTCTCGCGGGACTCGGAGCGGTCGGCCTCGCCTCCGCGGGCGCCGGCCTCGGCACTTCCGCGCTCTTCTCCGACGAGGAAGCGTTCGAGAACAACACGCTCCAGGCCGGGACGCTCGACCTGAAGCTGGATTACAAAGCGACCTACTTCGGCGGCCCAGGACGGCTCGCCGACGTCCGATCGATGGGCTACCCCGACGCCGAAATCGTTGACGACGACGAGGGGCGGTACCTCCTCGGGCAGGCCCCCTCGCCCGCCGATATGCAGGCGTGGGAGGACCTCGTCCAGGGTGAGGAGTTCGACTTCTGCAGCCCTGCGGCCGACGAGTTCCTCGTGAACGGCGACGGAATCCCGATGTTCACCCTCGAGGACGTGAAGCCCGGCGACTCCGGCGAGGTCACGGTGAGCATCCACATCTGTGACAACCCCGGCTACCTCCGGATGATCGGCGACCTCACCGGCAACGCCGAGAACGACCAGAACGAGCCCGAACTCGACGCGGAGGGCGAAGACACCGACGGCATCGGCGAACTCGCCGACGCCATCGAGGTCTGCGTCTGGTACGACGAGGACTGCGACAACGTCTACGAGCCCACCGGCACGGGCCAGCAGAACGAACTGGAAGTCGCCTTGGTCTCCGACGTCTCCGGCTCGATGAGCGGGGCGCCACTCTCGTCGCTGAAGACGGCTGCGAACAGCTTCGTCGGCAACCTCTCCAGCCCCGACGAGGCCGCGGCGATCTCGTTCAACTCCGGCGCGAGCCTAGACCAGGAGCTGACCACGAACTACCAGCTCGTCCAGAACGCCATCAACAACTACAGCGCGAGCGGCTCCACGTCGATCGCCGCCGGAATCAACGGCGGCGCAAACGAGCTCCTCAACGGCACCAACGCCACCGCCGGCGCATCGAAGGTGATGATCCTGCTGAGCGACGGCAACTCCAACGCCTCGGCGGCGACCGCCGCCGCCGACGCCGCGAAGAACGCCGGCATCCGGCTGTTCACGATCGCGCTCGGCAGCGCGAATACGTCACTGCTCGAATCCCTGGCGAGCTCCCCGGACGACGCGTTCGTCGCGCCGAACCCGGCTGATCTGGATACTGTCTACGCGGAGATCGCACAGATCGTCCTCGCGGGCGAACAGAAGATCTTCGAGGGCTCGATGGCCGAGCTCTTCGATTCCTTCCTCGCCGACGGCGCGATCCTCGACGGGAACCGCCAGGAGGAGGGCGTCCAGCCGTACCCCGGCGCGACGACCCAGTGCATCGGCTTCGAGTGGGAACTCCCCGTCGAGGTCGGCAACGAGGTCCAGTCCGACTCCGTGGCCTTCGACTTCGGCTTCGAGGTCGAACAGTCGCGGCATAACGACACGCCGTTCAATAGCACCGCCCCGACCGCGAACAACAGCACGACGACGAGCTGA
- a CDS encoding signal peptidase I: protein MTGFPRPSMPGPAQLLATIVLIAAVSPFAVFAVPQVIGADEGFVVLSGSMEPALSPGDVVIVDASGPVGVGDVITYGRPGDSVPTTHRVVGVVDGGYETKGDANENADAGLVAPEAIIGRVVLTIPLVGHVILWANTPVGYVTLVVGPLVLLGASELLAWARREPDGGGKPAASPPEPGADAPESPDATAPDATADWEFPPADANADTGSEPAPAGTVSVAAVDLKLTLLAMGVLLAYAGWNVYREFSLTAAPTPISVGAFTAGLLGLLFAGWVTLAARRAARTARSESDPASELASEPTSETDPASAPVASVPALTDGSGDAEVNDE from the coding sequence ATGACCGGGTTCCCGCGGCCCTCGATGCCGGGCCCCGCCCAGTTGCTCGCGACGATCGTCCTGATCGCGGCGGTCTCGCCGTTCGCGGTCTTCGCGGTCCCCCAGGTCATCGGCGCCGACGAGGGGTTCGTCGTCCTCTCCGGGAGTATGGAGCCGGCGCTGTCGCCCGGCGACGTCGTGATCGTCGACGCGTCCGGGCCCGTGGGGGTTGGTGACGTGATCACCTACGGCCGCCCCGGCGACAGCGTCCCGACGACCCACCGCGTCGTCGGCGTGGTCGACGGCGGATACGAGACGAAGGGCGACGCGAACGAGAACGCCGACGCGGGCCTGGTGGCCCCCGAGGCGATCATCGGACGGGTCGTCCTCACGATCCCGCTCGTCGGCCACGTGATCCTCTGGGCGAACACGCCCGTGGGGTACGTCACGCTGGTCGTCGGCCCGCTGGTGTTGCTCGGCGCGAGCGAACTCCTCGCGTGGGCCCGGCGGGAGCCGGACGGCGGCGGGAAGCCGGCGGCGTCGCCGCCCGAACCCGGCGCGGACGCTCCGGAAAGCCCGGACGCAACAGCCCCCGACGCGACCGCCGACTGGGAGTTCCCGCCGGCCGACGCCAACGCCGACACCGGGTCGGAGCCGGCACCGGCCGGGACGGTCTCCGTCGCCGCGGTCGACCTGAAGCTGACGCTGCTCGCGATGGGGGTGTTACTCGCGTACGCCGGCTGGAACGTCTACCGGGAGTTCTCCCTGACCGCGGCCCCGACCCCGATCTCGGTCGGGGCGTTCACCGCGGGGCTCCTCGGGCTCCTGTTCGCCGGGTGGGTGACGCTCGCCGCGCGGCGGGCGGCCCGCACGGCGCGCTCGGAGTCGGACCCGGCGTCGGAGTTGGCATCGGAACCGACATCGGAGACGGACCCGGCGTCCGCACCCGTCGCTTCGGTCCCCGCGCTGACGGACGGCAGCGGGGACGCGGAGGTCAACGATGAGTGA
- a CDS encoding helix-turn-helix domain-containing protein, whose protein sequence is MADTGSDAASEESDGVQYDPETTRYDIFECPDCDNVVLAVGSDEPPMSCHNQQMQRIQDTDMSVKTPDVKQVLLEAFGLPKAGLDICLCVIGEGPLSANEVADTLGYDRSTVTRYLNKLVELGLLRRSELNREGGGVVNVYHSVDLERMRRETLIGFYVWAGEAASLIEEANVTKQEYLDENPDRDLPEVFWDSFPDSDG, encoded by the coding sequence ATGGCCGACACGGGGAGCGATGCGGCATCCGAGGAGTCCGACGGGGTACAGTACGACCCGGAAACGACCCGGTACGATATCTTCGAGTGTCCCGACTGCGACAACGTCGTTCTCGCGGTTGGCAGCGACGAGCCACCGATGTCGTGTCACAACCAGCAGATGCAACGGATTCAGGACACCGATATGTCGGTCAAGACACCGGACGTCAAACAGGTGTTGCTTGAAGCCTTCGGGCTCCCGAAGGCGGGACTGGACATCTGTCTGTGCGTGATCGGCGAGGGCCCGCTGTCGGCGAACGAGGTGGCCGACACGCTGGGGTACGACCGGAGCACGGTCACCCGGTACCTCAACAAACTGGTCGAACTCGGCCTCCTCCGCCGGTCGGAACTCAACCGAGAGGGCGGCGGCGTCGTCAACGTCTATCACTCGGTCGACCTCGAACGGATGCGACGGGAGACGTTGATCGGCTTCTACGTCTGGGCCGGCGAAGCGGCCTCGCTCATCGAGGAGGCCAACGTTACCAAACAGGAGTACCTCGACGAGAACCCCGATAGGGACCTCCCGGAGGTGTTCTGGGACTCGTTTCCCGATAGCGACGGCTGA
- a CDS encoding cupin domain-containing protein — protein sequence MPDGYGMIDAAEAALALSGKSGARNVDFGDVLNCEKLRPRMWFVEPGHERKRYRSHETREEFYYVLSGPDRMRIAGGNHTVPEGTAIRIDPGTKRKTFTDIDREHVRLVVDAPAVDDPGIVHDEA from the coding sequence GTGCCTGACGGATACGGGATGATCGACGCCGCGGAAGCGGCACTCGCCCTCTCGGGGAAATCCGGGGCGCGGAACGTCGACTTCGGCGACGTCCTGAACTGCGAGAAGCTTCGCCCCCGGATGTGGTTCGTCGAACCGGGCCACGAGCGGAAACGGTACCGCTCCCACGAGACGCGGGAGGAGTTCTACTACGTGCTTTCGGGGCCCGACCGGATGCGGATCGCCGGCGGGAACCACACCGTCCCCGAGGGGACTGCAATCCGGATCGATCCGGGGACGAAGCGAAAGACGTTCACCGACATCGACCGCGAGCACGTCCGGCTCGTCGTCGACGCGCCGGCGGTCGATGACCCCGGGATCGTCCACGACGAGGCGTGA
- a CDS encoding glycoside hydrolase family 15 protein — translation MVEPTTEFPVPSDKDAITSTPAGQSQHVLVTANRYADNPRTPHQGALIEETSAFRSDVELFYDLHTLVWDADLGETHDVRNDAVASDLGWASPTVPELHLHNEFRFGDGSTGRLDQRLVPSSNQCSLLVRNRAEFDAEHERTLFTVFNLGIKGHDHEDPHAVQAAHVRHEPDCDVLTATDGHRHVAFAQAADGSRRFDGHRVGTAGRASGPGRSAWADIYEENDGWIDDAENGTGNLDAGFGLYADRGESLEWLTAVGFAAGSEANAIAHARDALDAGYEAELASFERAWREWHEGVTNAPTGGAGVDDLYERSLTSLKCAEDHCRAMIAGAFKPTDMTYKFIWPRDQVIIVQALAAAGATAEARQALSWLDRVQITDDGTVDDRGIDRAGTWWQNYYTTGEPHWRALQLDQVGGPIYAHWLLWRETGDDDLLDAHYPMSRRAAAFLLGWDNGYGFPRKHQDPWEEVWGHSTEGSAAAIAGLRCMAEMADATGETEFAAECRDRAAVWADSFDTYCFREGTPYGDHYVTAAEPEGGNPAPDRRPDAAAFMTYWPWNVVEADDPGLVSTVELADDPAWRAEDTPCVGRYPEDRYTPSGGVEDGGWPLCEGYADVVRWQSGVDPDAIEEYVTDHAAEWTTSAGLLPERVDGDGTVAWNSNLQWSQAVYVLLVESYLRGEPYGLAPGE, via the coding sequence ATGGTCGAACCTACAACCGAATTTCCCGTCCCCAGTGACAAGGACGCCATCACGAGCACGCCGGCCGGACAGAGCCAGCACGTCCTCGTGACGGCGAACCGGTACGCCGACAACCCCCGCACGCCGCATCAGGGTGCACTCATCGAGGAAACCTCGGCGTTCCGGTCCGACGTCGAGCTGTTCTACGACCTCCACACGCTGGTGTGGGACGCCGACCTCGGGGAGACACACGACGTCCGCAACGACGCGGTCGCGAGCGACCTCGGGTGGGCCTCCCCGACGGTTCCGGAGCTGCATCTTCACAACGAGTTCCGGTTCGGCGACGGGTCCACGGGGCGGCTGGACCAGCGTCTCGTCCCGAGTTCGAACCAGTGTTCGCTGCTCGTCCGGAACCGTGCGGAGTTCGATGCCGAACACGAGCGGACGCTTTTCACCGTGTTCAACCTCGGGATCAAGGGACACGACCACGAGGACCCCCACGCGGTGCAGGCGGCGCACGTCCGCCACGAGCCCGACTGCGACGTGCTGACCGCGACCGACGGCCACCGCCACGTCGCGTTCGCCCAGGCCGCCGACGGATCCCGCCGGTTCGACGGCCACCGAGTCGGCACCGCGGGGCGGGCCTCCGGCCCGGGGCGGAGCGCGTGGGCGGACATCTACGAGGAAAACGACGGGTGGATCGACGACGCCGAAAACGGGACCGGGAACCTCGACGCCGGCTTCGGGCTGTACGCCGACCGCGGGGAGTCCCTCGAGTGGCTCACCGCGGTCGGCTTCGCGGCCGGAAGCGAGGCGAACGCGATCGCTCACGCCCGCGACGCGCTCGATGCCGGCTACGAGGCCGAGCTGGCGTCCTTCGAGCGGGCGTGGCGGGAGTGGCACGAGGGTGTGACGAACGCCCCGACCGGCGGGGCGGGGGTCGACGACCTCTACGAGCGGTCGCTCACGAGTCTGAAGTGCGCGGAAGATCACTGCCGGGCGATGATCGCCGGCGCGTTCAAGCCGACCGATATGACCTACAAGTTCATCTGGCCGCGGGACCAGGTCATCATTGTCCAAGCGCTCGCGGCCGCCGGTGCGACCGCGGAGGCGCGGCAGGCGCTTTCGTGGCTCGATCGCGTTCAGATCACCGACGACGGGACCGTCGACGACCGCGGCATCGACCGCGCTGGGACGTGGTGGCAGAACTACTACACCACCGGCGAGCCGCACTGGCGCGCGCTCCAGTTGGATCAGGTCGGCGGGCCGATCTACGCCCATTGGCTCCTCTGGCGGGAGACGGGTGACGACGACCTGCTCGACGCCCACTACCCGATGAGCCGCCGGGCCGCGGCGTTCCTCCTGGGGTGGGACAACGGCTACGGCTTCCCGCGGAAACACCAGGACCCCTGGGAGGAGGTGTGGGGTCACTCGACGGAGGGCAGTGCCGCCGCCATCGCGGGGCTGCGGTGTATGGCCGAGATGGCGGACGCGACGGGGGAGACGGAGTTCGCGGCCGAGTGTCGCGATCGTGCCGCCGTCTGGGCGGACAGCTTCGACACCTACTGCTTCCGGGAGGGGACCCCGTACGGCGATCACTACGTGACCGCGGCGGAGCCCGAAGGTGGCAATCCCGCGCCGGACCGCCGCCCCGACGCCGCGGCGTTTATGACCTACTGGCCGTGGAACGTCGTCGAGGCTGACGACCCGGGCCTGGTCTCGACCGTCGAACTCGCCGACGATCCGGCGTGGCGGGCCGAGGACACCCCGTGTGTCGGGCGGTATCCCGAGGACAGGTACACGCCGAGCGGCGGCGTCGAGGACGGCGGGTGGCCGCTGTGCGAGGGGTACGCCGACGTCGTCCGGTGGCAGTCCGGCGTGGATCCCGACGCCATCGAGGAGTACGTCACCGACCACGCCGCCGAGTGGACGACGTCGGCGGGGCTGCTCCCCGAGCGGGTCGACGGCGACGGGACCGTCGCCTGGAACTCGAACCTCCAGTGGAGCCAAGCAGTGTACGTGCTGTTGGTCGAGAGCTACCTCCGGGGGGAGCCCTACGGACTCGCACCGGGCGAGTGA
- a CDS encoding NAD(P)/FAD-dependent oxidoreductase — translation MSDDEEHHEYEVVVVGGGPAGMTAALYSTRLGHDTAVVNRGGGRAAMMQEVHNLLGVTEETSGGEFLKIGQEQLEGYGCDIHRDMVTTCSRADDRIHLSGNGGSYAADRVVLATGFNDVRPDPPLPRTGRGLHYCLHCDAYMFVDESVYVMGHAESAAHVAALMLNFTDEVDLLTRGADPEWSAETDRMLDTHPIDVIHADVTGVRNGEDGWLKALEFEDGTVREYKGGFAMYGAEYNNGLARELGCDINEDGSVDVDDHGRTSVDDVYAVGDCTPGHNQVPVALGQGAKAGIDVHFQLRDFPRDPDAIEEQGPVRSEAVPGIPDALLEQAVDFHTYGE, via the coding sequence ATGAGCGACGACGAAGAACACCACGAGTACGAAGTTGTAGTCGTCGGCGGGGGTCCCGCCGGGATGACCGCGGCGCTGTACAGCACCCGACTCGGCCACGACACCGCGGTCGTCAACCGTGGCGGCGGCCGGGCGGCGATGATGCAGGAGGTCCACAACCTCCTCGGCGTCACGGAGGAGACCAGCGGCGGGGAGTTCCTCAAGATCGGGCAAGAACAGCTCGAAGGCTACGGCTGCGACATCCACCGCGATATGGTCACCACCTGCTCGCGAGCGGACGACCGGATCCACCTCTCCGGGAACGGCGGGAGCTACGCCGCCGACCGGGTCGTGCTGGCGACGGGGTTCAACGACGTGCGCCCGGACCCGCCGCTACCGCGCACCGGACGGGGACTCCACTACTGCCTCCACTGCGACGCGTACATGTTCGTCGACGAGTCGGTGTACGTGATGGGCCATGCCGAAAGCGCCGCCCACGTCGCGGCGCTGATGCTGAACTTCACCGACGAGGTTGACCTCCTTACCCGCGGGGCGGATCCCGAGTGGAGCGCAGAGACCGACCGGATGCTCGACACTCACCCGATCGACGTGATCCACGCGGACGTCACCGGCGTCCGGAACGGCGAGGACGGGTGGCTGAAAGCCCTGGAGTTCGAGGACGGGACAGTCCGGGAGTACAAGGGCGGGTTCGCGATGTACGGCGCGGAGTACAACAACGGCCTCGCCCGCGAACTCGGGTGTGATATCAACGAGGACGGCTCCGTCGATGTCGACGACCACGGGCGAACCTCCGTCGACGACGTCTACGCCGTCGGCGACTGCACGCCCGGCCACAACCAGGTCCCGGTGGCGCTCGGCCAGGGCGCGAAGGCCGGCATCGACGTCCACTTCCAGCTTCGGGACTTCCCGCGGGACCCCGACGCGATCGAGGAGCAGGGCCCAGTCCGGTCGGAGGCGGTGCCGGGGATCCCCGACGCGCTGCTGGAACAGGCGGTCGACTTCCACACCTACGGAGAGTGA